In the Drosophila biarmipes strain raj3 chromosome X, RU_DBia_V1.1, whole genome shotgun sequence genome, one interval contains:
- the LOC108025984 gene encoding NADH dehydrogenase [ubiquinone] 1 beta subcomplex subunit 7, translating into MGNALQHYLKPDVMPGPDVVPSFDPLLGFKSRKERVMVATQEEMESAKLPLEARDYCAHLAIAYQACRTDTFPFVYKCAHQKHEYLTCEYEDYVLRMKEFERERRLLERQKRLNKAA; encoded by the coding sequence ATGGGCAACGCGCTGCAGCACTACCTGAAACCGGACGTGATGCCCGGGCCGGACGTGGTGCCCTCCTTCGACCCACTGCTGGGCTTCAAGTCGCGCAAGGAGCGTGTGATGGTCGCCACCCAGGAGGAGATGGAGTCCGCCAAGCTGCCGCTGGAGGCGCGCGACTACTGCGCCCACCTGGCCATCGCCTACCAGGCCTGCCGCACGGACACCTTCCCGTTTGTGTACAAGTGCGCCCACCAGAAGCACGAGTACCTCACCTGCGAGTACGAGGACTACGTGCTGCGCATGAAGGAGTTCGAGCGGGAGCGCCGGCTGCTGGAGCGCCAGAAGCGCCTCAACAAGGCCGCCTAG
- the LOC108026681 gene encoding transmembrane emp24 domain-containing protein 5, giving the protein MQAMWRGMPALVVLLLAGLLPGQRDAEAYDKEMTVYVDAGKTECLYHSVRQGETIDFEYQVIDGGHGDLDISFTLLDPIGLVIVSDFKKPENVHRHEVAKEGDYRFCFDNSFSMFNRKTVFFELIVEREGEELQGDAQWNEVDELTGLSRDEYYDMKVQDIMDFIGRIRLQLNKARQLQDVLRSHEARDRNLAESNFQKVNQWSMLQISAMIGVGLVQVFMLRSIFATGGRMHDLWRKLGI; this is encoded by the exons ATGCAAGCG ATGTGGCGGGGAATGCCGGCGCTGGTCGTCCTGCTCCTCGCAGGCCTGCTGCCGGGCCAGCGGGACGCGGAGGCCTACGACAAGGAGATGACCGTCTATGTGGACGCCGGCAAAACGGAGTGCCTGTACCACTCGGTGCGCCAGGGCGAGACCATTGACTTCGAGTACCAGGTGATCGACGGCGGGCACGGCGACCTGGACATCAGCTTCACCCTGCTGGACCCCATCGGGCTGGTGATAGTCAGCGACTTCAAGAAGCCGGAGAACGTCCATCGCCACGAGGTGGCCAAGGAGGGCGACTACCGGTTCTGCTTCGACAACAGCTTCAGCATGTTCAACCGCAAGACGGTGTTCTTCGAGCTGATCGTGGAGCGCGAGGGCGAGGAGCTGCAGGGCGACGCGCAGTGGAACGAGGTGGACGAGCTGACCGGGCTGTCCCGCGACGAGTACTACGACATGAAGGTGCAGGACATCATGGACTTCATCGGACGCATCCGCCTGCAGCTGAACAAGGCCCGCCAGCTGCAGGATGTCCTGCGCTCGCACGAGGCACGGGACCGCAACCTGGCCGAGTCCAACTTCCAGAAGGTCAACCAGTGGTCCATGCTGCAGATCAGCGCCATGATCGGCGTGGGCCTCGTCCAGGTCTTCATGCTGCGCAGCATCTTCGCCACCGGCGGACGCATGCACGATCTGTGGCGCAAACTGGGCATTTGA